A portion of the Capra hircus breed San Clemente chromosome 24, ASM170441v1, whole genome shotgun sequence genome contains these proteins:
- the SKOR2 gene encoding SKI family transcriptional corepressor 2, giving the protein MASSPLPGPNDILLASPSSAFQPDALSQPRPGHANLKPNQVGQVILYGIPIVSLVIDGQERLCLAQISNTLLKNFSYNEIHNRRVALGITCVQCTPVQLEILRRAGAMPISSRRCGMITKREAERLCKSFLGENRPPKLPDNFAFDVSHECAWGCRGSFIPARYNSSRAKCIKCSYCNMYFSPNKFIFHSHRTPDAKYTQPDAANFNSWRRHLKLTDKSPQDELVFAWEDVKAMFNGGSRKRALPQPGAHPACHPLSSVKAAAVAAAAAVAGGGGLLGPHLLGAPPPPPPPPPLAELAGAPHAPHHKRPRFEDDDDSLQEAAVVAAASLSAAAAASLSAAAASGGAGAAGGGAGGGCVTGAGAAAGAKGPRSYPVIPVPSKGSFGGVLQKFPGCGGLFPHPYTFPAAAAAFGLCHKKEDAGAAAEALGGAGGAGAAPKAGLSGLFWPAGRKDAFYPPFCMFWPPRTPGGLPVPTYLQPPPQPPSALGCALGESPALLRQAFLDLAEPGGAGAGPGAEAAPPPGQPPPVVANGPGSGQPPPAGGAGARDALFESPPGGGGGDCSAGSTPPADPGSVTGAAGAGPAGARGPAAPHPHLLEGRKAGGGSYHHSSAFRPVGGKDDAESLAKLHGASAGAPHSAPAHHHHHHHHPPHQHHHHHHHHHPPQPPSPPLLLLPPQPDEPGSERHHAAPPPPPPPPPPLAPQPHPRGLLSPGGTSCSYPSEDSSEDEDDEEEEQEVDVEGHKPPEGEEEEDEGREPEDDEEEDEETGVLLADPLVGGGRFLQGRGLSEKGSSRDRPPAAAGAFPLALSSSRLLQEDGKLGDPGGPDLPPPPPPPLASQTQSGGLGSSPGSPVHHPSLEEQPSYKDNQKTKENNQVILSTKDDNNFSDKNKEHSFFITDSDASGDFWRERAGEHTQETNSPHSLKKDVENMGKEELQKVLFEQIDLRRRLEQEFQVLKGNTSFPVFNNFQDQMKRELAYREEMVQQLQIIPYAASLIRKEKLGAHLSKS; this is encoded by the exons ATGGCTTCCAGCCCGCTGCCGGGGCCCAACGACATCTTGCTGGCGTCGCCGTCGAGCGCCTTCCAGCCCGACGCGCTGAGTCAGCCGCGACCCGGCCACGCCAACCTGAAACCCAACCAGGTGGGCCAGGTGATCCTCTATGGCATTCCCATCGTGTCGCTGGTGATCGACGGGCAGGAGCGCCTATGCCTCGCACAGATCTCCAACACTCTCCTCAAGAACTTCAGCTACAACGAGATCCACAACCGCCGCGTGGCGCTGGGCATCACGTGCGTGCAGTGCACGCCGGTGCAGCTGGAGATCCTGCGGCGCGCCGGGGCCATGCCCATCTCCTCGCGCCGCTGCGGCATGATCACCAAGCGCGAGGCTGAGCGCTTGTGCAAGTCGTTTCTAGGCGAAAACAGGCCGCCCAAGCTGCCCGACAACTTCGCCTTCGATGTTTCGCACGAGTGCGCCTGGGGTTGCCGCGGCAGCTTCATCCCCGCGCGCTACAACAGCTCGCGCGCCAAGTGCATCAAGTGCAGCTACTGCAACATGTACTTCTCGCCCAACAAGTTCATCTTCCACTCCCACCGCACGCCCGACGCCAAGTACACGCAGCCGGACGCAGCCAACTTCAACTCGTGGCGCCGTCATCTCAAGCTCACGGACAAGAGCCCCCAGGACGAGCTCGTCTTCGCCTGGGAGGACGTCAAGGCCATGTTCAACGGCGGGAGCCGAAAGCGCGCGCTGCCCCAGCCGGGCGCGCACCCCGCCTGCCACCCGCTCAGCTCAGTCAAGGCGgccgcggtggcggcggcggcggcggtggccgggggcggggggctccTGGGCCCGCACCTGCTGGGggcgccgcccccgccgccgccgccgccgcctctggCCGAGCTGGCCGGCGCGCCGCACGCGCCGCATCACAAGCGGCCGCGCTTCGAGGACGACGACGACTCGCTGCAGGAGGCGGCCGTCGTGGCCGCCGCCAGCctctcggccgccgccgccgccagccTCTCGGCGGCCGCCGCCTCGGGTGGCGCCGGGGCGGCCGGGGGCGGCGCCGGGGGCGGTTGCGTGACCGGCGCGGGCGCGGCGGCCGGCGCCAAAGGGCCGCGCAGCTACCCGGTCATCCCGGTGCCCAGCAAGGGCTCGTTCGGGGGCGTGCTGCAGAAGTTCCCGGGCTGCGGGGGCCTCTTCCCGCATCCTTACACCTtcccagccgccgccgccgccttcgGCTTGTGCCACAAAAAGGAGGACGCGGGCGCCGCGGCCGAGGCCCTGGGGGGTGCGGGCGGCGCGGGCGCGGCGCCCAAGGCCGGCCTGTCGGGCCTCTTTTGGCCGGCGGGCCGCAAGGACGCCTTCTATCCGCCCTTCTGCATGTTCTGGCCTCCACGGACCCCGGGCGGGCTTCCGGTGCCCACGTACCTACAGCCCCCGCCGCAGCCGCCCTCGGCGCTCGGCTGCGCGCTGGGGGAAAGCCCGGCCCTGCTGCGCCAGGCCTTCCTGGACCTGGCCGAGCCCGGCGGCGCGGGCGCGGGCCCGGGCGCCGAAGCGGCGCCCCCGCCGGGTCAGCCCCCTCCCGTCGTGGCCAACGGCCCGGGCTCCGGCCAGCCGCCTCCTGCGGGCGGCGCAGGGGCCCGCGACGCGCTCTTCGAGTCGCccccgggcggcggcggcggggactGCAGTGCGGGCTCCACGCCCCCGGCCGACCCGGGCTCGGTGACCGGGGCCGCCGGAGCGGGCCCCGCGGGCGCCCGAGGGCCCGCggccccccaccctcacctcctgGAGGGGCGCAAAGCCGGCGGAGGCAGCTACCACCACTCGAGCGCCTTCCGGCCGGTGGGCGGCAAGGACGACGCGGAGAGCCTGGCCAAGCTGCACGGGGCGTCCGCGGGCGCGCCGCACTCGGCCCCAgcgcatcaccaccaccaccaccaccaccccccgcaccagcaccaccaccaccaccaccaccaccaccccccgcagccgccgtcgccgccgctgctgctgctgcccccgCAGCCCGACGAGCCGGGCTCGGAGCGCCACCACgcggccccgccgccgccgcccccgccacccccgccGCTGGCCCCGCAGCCGCACCCCCGAGGTCTCCTGTCCCCCGGTGGCACCAGCTGCAGCTACCCCAGCGAGGACAGCTCCGAGGACGAGGACGAcgaggaagaggagcaggaggtGGACGTGGAGGGCCACAAGCCCCCCGagggcgaggaggaggaggacgaagGTCGAGAGCCCGAGGACGACGAGGAGGAAGACGAGGAGACAGGGGTCCTGCTAGCGGACCCCTTGGTCGGCGGCGGCCGGTTCCTCCAGGGCAGAGGGCTGTCGGAGAAGGGGAGCAGCCGGGACCGCCCGCCGGCCGCCGCCGGCGCTTTCCCGCTGGCGCTGAGCTCCTCGCGGCTGCTGCAGGAGGACGGGAAACTGGGCGACCCCGGCGGCCCGGACCTGCCCCCACCGCCGCCCCCGCCGCTGGCCTCGCAGACACAGAGCGGCGGCCTCGGCAGCAGCCCCGGCAGCCCGGTCCACCATCCATCACTGGAGGAGCAGCCCTCCTACAAAGAT AATCAGAAAACTAAGGAGAATAATCAAGTTATTTTATCTACAAAGGACGACAACAACTTTTcag ATAAGAACAAGGAGCATAGCTTTTTCATCACGGACTCTGATGCTTCGGGAGATTTTTGGAGAGAAAGAGCAG